The window CGGAAACGGAAAAATAACATTAAGTCTACACAagagtaatatgtgtgtctaatggcttcggcattggcacccataataataaATTTAGTGCTCAGGTCAGTGAGAGCTTCTATCATCTGTCTGatatttcagttaaatgcaGTGTCTGAGCTCCTTTAGAGAAGTTTCAgaagaaaacatcctgaaaccgTCTCATCAGCTCAGTTTGAAGCCGATGTGATATGAAACCAGCCTTCATATAAATATACATTTAGCTTTGACGTGTGTTTGCTCAGGATATGATTTTAATCTTCGTTCTTAGCAGGAAAACCTACAAGTTCATGTTAAGAATGTGCTGCCACTTGGTGCATCAACACCAAAGTAAAAGGATGATATCAATCAGAGGGACAAAGTGTTTCTAAATGTTCTTCCTGATCTTTCAGCCTCAAAACTCTGCTGCATTTATGTCGAGTGCAGTTTAGGATCCAAACCAGCAACATGTTGGATTCATGTGCAGCAGCTAATTCCATCATTTCAGGAGAAGCTcgtctgttttatttaaagttcTGTGAGGAAAGAAGCTGACGAGGAACTGGAGCTTTAACATCATGATTCACTGTGAAAGTGAAGCTCAGTTTCTTTGCAAAGGGATTAAAAGAAGAATCGACCCGTATTCTAACCATAAAGACTGCTGTGAAACAGCTTCGACTCACTtcctgctctcacacacagcagggttagggttataaccTTATAAACCTTATAACCTCTGCCCACATATCTCCTTGTaaccaacaggaggggaacccACCGGCTCTGTTCTCTGCCCTGTTAATCATCTCAGAAAAGTTTATCAGTTCATTCTCTGAAATCAGATCCAAACCACACAATAAGTTGGACTTTGAGCTGTTTTTATGTCTTCATGATGAATAAAACCACCCAGTTTTTATTACTTACTGGATATTATCTCAAGTTTCTGCTCCTCCTGGAAAGATTAGAGCCTGATGACACCAGTTAAAGTCCAAAGTGTTCAGAGCACCAGCTGTGAGGAGTCCTTTACAGCAGGAACACAGACGGCTCAGTCGCTGatctgagaggagaaatggctcagaaaggagttcagctggaccGAGAAAGCTTCTCCTGTTCGAtctgcctggatctgctgaaggatccggtggctattccctgtggacacagctactgcatgagCTGTATTAAAGGccactgggatggagaggatcagaatgggatccacagctgccctcagtgcaggaaaACCTTCATATCCAGGCCTGTCCTGGGGAAAAACACCATGTTAGCTgctttagtggagcagctgaagaagactggactccaagctgctcctgctgatcactgctatgctggagctgaagatgtggcctgtgatgtctgctctgggaggaagctgaaagccaccaagtcctgtttagcctgtctggcctcttactgggaggaacaccttcagcctcattatgattcagCTCCATTCAGGAAAatcaagctggtggagccctccaagaagctccaggagaacatctgctctgatcacgatgaggtgatgaagatgttctgccgtaccgatcagaagtgcatctgttatctctgctctgtggaggaacataaaggccacgacacagtgtcagctgcagcagaaaggactgagaggcagagagagctggaggggagtcggcagcagatccagcagagaatccaggacgcagagaaagatgtgaagctgcttcagcagcagctggaggccatccatcgctctgctgataaaacagaggagcacagccagaagatcttcagccagctgatccgtctcctccagaaaagaagctctgatgtgaagcagcagatcagatcccagcaggaagccgaagggagtcgagtcaaagagcttcaggagaagctggagcaggagatcactgagctgaagaggaaagatgctgagctgcagcagctctcacacacagaggatcacagccagtttctgcacagctgcccctcagtggcagcactcaggggggctacacactcatccagcatccagatccgtcctctgaggcactttgaggatgtgacagcagctgtgtcagagctcagagataaactacaggacatcctgagagaggaatggaccaacatctcactgagagtcgctgaagtggatgttttactgtcacagccagaaccaacgagcagagctggattcttaagatattcatgtgaaatcacactggatccaaacacagcacacagaaagctgttactgtcagaggggaacagaaaagtgagaTTTATGAGAAAACCTCAGTCTTATTCtcgtcatccagacagattcattGTATGGCagcaggtcctgagcagagagagtctgactggacgttgttactgggaggtggagatgggaGGAGAAGGAGTTggtgtagcagtcgcatacaagaacatcagcagagcaggagaTGGGACTGAATGTGTATttggatttaatgacaaatcttgggcattaTATTATTACTCTGACAGGTATACATTTATGTACAACAACATCCCAACCTTCATCTCAGGTCGTCGGGCCTCCAGAAtcggagtgtacctggatcacagagcaggtattctgtccttctacagcgtctctggaaccatgactctcctccacagagtccagaccacattcactcagccgctctgtgcTGGGATCACGATGCTTTATCCTTATTATGGATCCGCagcagagtttgtgtaaagggaaataaatgtatttaatcagcttgttgctgacagctggttgctgggatgtctctgctgctgttctgctgtttatttgctgctgtttcctgtgtctgtgcagccatggaggatatcactgctgatcaggagtttgattcacagaaatatttccccacatgaaaatctaaacttctctgagctctaaatATCAGTCGGATCCTGGTGttgatgtgtctgtatgttgttgtttctcttccacttcatggagcccaacagaggaatcagcagaccttcctttatcactgactcttttcagatctcatcactttggaaatgggaaaataatcCTGGAGTTACACTgactttgatttgtttcagagatcaaatgttgctgctgttgaATCTGAACCGACCAACAGATGAGGAAGTCTGTTCTGAGGTGTTCAGAAACTCTCATTTCCAGAAGCAGAAGGAATCAGGAGATCCTCCATCAGCTTTAATGTGAGAACATTAGCCAAGATTTTCACAGCAAACACGACTCTGAAGGAAGCAGcaaagtgttttcttttgtcttcatttctGTGGACTCTGATGGAGAAAATGTCAAACTGATACGAGGGTCTAACTGAGGCAGTTTTCCTGTAACAGCACAAAGTCCAGAGTTCATGTTCAGAGCAGGAAATATTtgtccttttgactttcttcaatAAAACAGCGTCATCACAGAGAAATTAGTCTAGTTTCTTGACGGTTGTGTCacttttatcaaggtcctgtttaaaatacagattttatggccttttcaaaatggcctcgttaagtgcttttcaatgcattttcccgttgcattgtgggtattttcaaacttcccctcactatcagtttaaaggagaaaagcagatcagatttataacatgaagctgttaaaacagggcagccatcttggctctgccctcataagcagtcttagaactgagcaggctaacaaggcgttgccccggtaacaggagcaggtgcggctcgttgccccggtaacatgAGCAGCTGCGGCTCCTCTGTGTCACTGACATGTattatggc of the Odontesthes bonariensis isolate fOdoBon6 chromosome 23, fOdoBon6.hap1, whole genome shotgun sequence genome contains:
- the LOC142374485 gene encoding uncharacterized protein LOC142374485, which codes for MAQKGVQLDRESFSCSICLDLLKDPVAIPCGHSYCMSCIKGHWDGEDQKGIHSCPQCRKTFTPRPVLGKNTMLADLVEQLKKTGLRAAPADHCYAGAEDVACDVCSGRKLKATKSCLSCLASYCEEHLQPHYDSAPLRKHKLVEPSKKLQENICSDHDEVMKMFCRTDQKCICYLCSVEEHKGHDTVSAAAERTERQRELEGSRQQIQQRIQDAEKDVKLLQQQLEAIHRSADKTEEHSQKIFSQLIRLLQKRSSDVKQQIRSQQEAEGSRVKELQEKLEQEITELKRKDAELQQLSHTEDHSQFLHSWPSVAALRGATHSSSIQIRPLRHFEDVTAAVSELRDKLQDILREEWANISLRVAEVAGPGPEPEPEPGQEPKSRAGFLRYSCETTLDPNTAHRELLLSEGNRKVTLMDHPQSYSDHPDRFTEYQQVLSRQSLTGRCYWEVEMRGEYVGVAVAYKNISRAGDGTECVFGWNDKSWALYCSSDSYIFKYNSIPTTISVPRASRVGVYLDHRAGILSFYSISGTMTLLHRVQTTFTQPLCAGIRMLYPYYGSSAEFVNTDGSVADLRGEMAQKGVQLDRESFSCSICLDLLKDPVAIPCGHSYCMSCIKGHWDGEDQNGIHSCPQCRKTFISRPVLGKNTMLAALVEQLKKTGLQAAPADHCYAGAEDVACDVCSGRKLKATKSCLACLASYWEEHLQPHYDSAPFRKIKLVEPSKKLQENICSDHDEVMKMFCRTDQKCICYLCSVEEHKGHDTVSAAAERTERQRELEGSRQQIQQRIQDAEKDVKLLQQQLEAIHRSADKTEEHSQKIFSQLIRLLQKRSSDVKQQIRSQQEAEGSRVKELQEKLEQEITELKRKDAELQQLSHTEDHSQFLHSCPSVAALRGATHSSSIQIRPLRHFEDVTAAVSELRDKLQDILREEWTNISLRVAEVDVLLSQPEPTSRAGFLRYSCEITLDPNTAHRKLLLSEGNRKVRFMRKPQSYSRHPDRFIVWQQVLSRESLTGRCYWEVEMGGEGVGVAVAYKNISRAGDGTECVFGFNDKSWALYYYSDRYTFMYNNIPTFISGRRASRIGVYLDHRAGILSFYSVSGTMTLLHRVQTTFTQPLCAGITMLYPYYGSAAEFV